A DNA window from Xanthomonas campestris pv. campestris str. ATCC 33913 contains the following coding sequences:
- a CDS encoding TonB-dependent receptor, with amino-acid sequence MNTYRTVSTLPARSLLGCALAVSLLATTPAMAQSSNATLRGQVSAGQAGTTVTATNVASGAVRRATTGADGSYALVGLPPGTYKVDAGPGTEQTVTLSVASSVSLDLGGSGANAAAPAGDATTLDAVQVTATTLQEVKTSEVGTNISLKQINTVPQLTRNFLEFADTVPGMQFETDANGNSRIRGGAQASSAVNVYIDGVGQKSYLFGGVSGQQQSAGNPFPQLAIGEYKVITSNYKAEFDQVGSAAIVASTKSGGNEFHGEIFGRTTNTDFRARQADERAGAPNADGNKRQTHQDEYGMAFSGPIVKDKAHFFLSYEGKGFEVSANPVSVPDNFSSLRDDLPAGVQSRLGSVTRPFNEDLYFGKIDWDIGANDRLELTAKYRDEESRDSVGDRNTAIAAKINLNTEERYDLRWQHFGENYVNEARVSYEDVLFNPTAYTIGSQSVYTRAIAEDDVLINDDATSGLAIQRKGQKGPSFQNDLTLNNIEWHGNHVIKMGVKYKEVELTQSENSAANPSFYYAVNDGQGTQPIPYQVRFNLPFAGAAPSVTTTSKQLGLYLQDDWDVNDKLQLNIGVRWDGEKIPSYLDNVTPPEVIAALNGPGTDPAVSATYAEQLAKGGVNINDYISNGRNRKQDNNNFAPRLGFSYDFRGDESLVLFGGAGRSYDRNLFDIMGLEQVKSALSQYTIRFVESPGCTPAAGTCTNFNPAFLSNPDSLGGLVDARVRNGEIDLLNNDLKTPYSDQYSIGLRTRVGDWSNSATVSYIHSKDGLILTLGNRYPNGDFFQAGAQPWTQPPPGFGNLIIGNNGVETKTAQLLLSTDKAYTKESGWGLTAAYTFSRARGNRGNDDQYGFDAATIANYTFLDLNSVPRHRLVVTGIYDLFWGISASAKLTLATVPPRNEAVSYDLYGGPPSDNIRIVSVDAPGGKFLAGGDIFGTRQLDLSLSKDMHITDTVTVQVRGDLINALNFRNYDQYSIDWGNNGVYNPRASINQYGAMTTPPRTLFMSARIIW; translated from the coding sequence ATGAACACCTACCGTACTGTCTCGACCTTGCCGGCGCGCAGCCTGCTGGGCTGCGCGCTCGCCGTTTCGCTACTGGCCACCACCCCGGCCATGGCGCAGTCCAGCAATGCCACGTTGCGTGGGCAGGTGTCGGCAGGCCAGGCCGGAACCACGGTCACCGCCACCAACGTCGCCAGCGGCGCAGTGCGGCGCGCGACCACCGGTGCCGACGGCAGCTACGCGCTGGTGGGTCTGCCGCCGGGCACCTACAAGGTCGACGCCGGCCCCGGCACCGAACAGACCGTCACCTTGTCGGTGGCCTCGTCGGTGAGCCTGGATCTGGGCGGCAGTGGCGCCAATGCCGCGGCGCCTGCCGGCGATGCCACCACGCTGGATGCGGTGCAGGTCACCGCCACCACGCTGCAGGAGGTCAAGACCTCCGAGGTGGGCACCAACATCTCGCTGAAGCAGATCAACACCGTGCCGCAGCTGACGCGCAACTTCCTGGAGTTTGCCGACACCGTGCCGGGCATGCAGTTCGAGACCGATGCCAACGGCAACAGCCGTATCCGCGGCGGCGCGCAGGCCAGCTCGGCCGTCAACGTCTACATCGACGGCGTGGGCCAGAAGAGCTATCTGTTTGGCGGCGTGTCCGGTCAGCAGCAGAGCGCCGGCAACCCGTTCCCGCAGCTGGCCATTGGCGAATACAAGGTCATTACCTCCAACTACAAGGCCGAGTTCGACCAGGTGGGGTCGGCGGCGATCGTGGCGTCGACCAAGTCCGGTGGCAACGAATTCCACGGCGAGATCTTCGGGCGCACCACCAACACCGATTTCCGCGCGCGCCAGGCCGACGAACGTGCCGGTGCGCCCAATGCCGATGGCAACAAGCGCCAGACCCACCAGGACGAGTACGGCATGGCCTTCAGCGGGCCGATCGTCAAGGACAAGGCGCACTTCTTCCTCAGTTACGAGGGCAAGGGCTTCGAGGTCTCGGCCAATCCGGTGTCGGTGCCCGATAACTTCAGCAGCCTGCGCGACGACTTGCCGGCCGGCGTGCAGAGCCGCCTGGGCTCGGTCACCCGTCCGTTCAACGAGGACCTGTACTTCGGCAAGATCGACTGGGACATTGGCGCCAACGATCGCCTGGAGCTCACCGCCAAGTACCGCGATGAAGAAAGCCGCGACAGCGTGGGCGATCGCAACACCGCCATCGCCGCCAAGATCAACCTCAACACCGAAGAACGCTACGACCTGCGCTGGCAGCATTTCGGCGAGAACTACGTCAACGAAGCACGCGTGTCGTACGAAGACGTGCTGTTCAACCCGACGGCCTACACCATCGGCAGCCAGAGCGTGTACACCCGCGCCATTGCCGAAGACGACGTGCTGATCAACGACGACGCCACCAGCGGCCTGGCGATCCAGCGCAAGGGACAAAAAGGCCCGAGCTTCCAGAACGACCTCACCCTCAACAACATCGAGTGGCACGGCAACCACGTGATCAAGATGGGTGTGAAGTACAAGGAAGTAGAGCTGACCCAGAGCGAAAACTCCGCGGCCAACCCGTCGTTCTACTACGCCGTCAACGATGGCCAGGGCACGCAGCCGATCCCCTATCAGGTGCGCTTCAATCTGCCGTTTGCCGGCGCCGCGCCGTCGGTGACCACCACCAGCAAGCAGCTGGGCCTGTACCTGCAGGACGATTGGGACGTCAACGACAAGTTGCAGTTGAACATCGGCGTGCGCTGGGACGGCGAAAAGATTCCGTCCTACCTGGACAACGTGACCCCGCCGGAAGTGATCGCCGCATTGAACGGCCCAGGCACCGACCCGGCCGTCAGCGCCACCTATGCCGAACAACTGGCCAAGGGTGGAGTGAACATCAACGACTACATCAGCAACGGCCGTAACCGCAAACAGGACAACAACAACTTCGCGCCGCGCCTGGGCTTTTCCTACGACTTCCGTGGTGACGAATCGCTGGTGCTGTTCGGTGGTGCCGGGCGCAGCTACGACCGCAACCTGTTCGACATCATGGGCCTGGAACAGGTCAAGTCGGCGCTGTCGCAATACACCATCCGCTTTGTCGAATCCCCCGGCTGCACACCGGCGGCCGGCACCTGCACCAACTTCAATCCGGCCTTTCTCAGCAACCCGGACAGCCTGGGCGGGCTGGTCGATGCGCGCGTGCGCAACGGCGAGATCGACCTGCTCAACAACGATCTGAAAACACCGTATTCGGACCAGTATTCGATCGGCCTGCGCACCCGCGTGGGCGACTGGAGCAACTCGGCCACCGTGTCCTACATCCACAGCAAGGACGGTTTGATCCTCACGTTGGGTAATCGCTATCCCAATGGCGATTTCTTCCAGGCCGGTGCACAGCCGTGGACCCAGCCGCCGCCGGGATTCGGCAACCTGATCATCGGCAACAACGGTGTGGAGACCAAGACCGCGCAGTTGCTGCTGTCCACTGACAAGGCCTACACCAAGGAAAGCGGCTGGGGCCTGACAGCGGCCTATACGTTCTCGCGCGCACGCGGCAACCGCGGCAATGACGATCAATACGGCTTCGATGCCGCCACGATCGCCAACTACACGTTCCTGGATCTGAATTCGGTGCCGCGCCACCGCCTGGTGGTCACCGGCATCTACGACCTGTTCTGGGGCATCAGTGCCTCGGCCAAGTTGACGCTGGCCACGGTGCCGCCGCGCAACGAGGCGGTGTCGTACGACCTCTACGGCGGCCCGCCATCGGACAACATCCGCATCGTGTCGGTGGACGCACCCGGCGGCAAGTTCCTGGCCGGAGGCGACATTTTCGGCACCCGCCAGCTGGACCTGTCGCTGTCCAAGGACATGCACATCACCGATACGGTGACGGTGCAGGTGCGCGGCGATCTGATCAATGCGCTGAACTTCCGCAACTACGATCAGTACAGCATCGATTGGGGAAACAACGGTGTATACAACCCACGCGCGAGCATCAACCAGTACGGCGCGATGACCACCCCGCCCCGCACCTTGTTCATGAGCGCCCGCATCATCTGGTAA
- a CDS encoding tryptophan halogenase family protein: protein MIPAPLRNIVIVGGGTAGWMAAAAFARVLGPSFNVQLIESEQLGTIGVGEATVPHIKAFNNLLGIDEAEFVRQTQGSFKLGIEFIDWQRPGTSYIHGFGTQIGHPLGLLPFHQYWIKQQRRGKAQPLGAYTLNTVAATRGKFMTSAGDVPANSPLANIAYAYHFDASQYARFLRGYAEQRGVTRLEGLIEQVQLDAHTGHVQSVQLASGQVVSGDLFIDCSGFRGLLIEEALHTGYHDFTHWLPCDRALAVPCEKVGPPTPYTRSTARAAGWQWRIPLQHRTGNGYVYSSAHVSDDEAAATLLANLDGTPLADPRPLRFTTGRRKQFWNRNVVALGLASGFLEPLESTSIHLIQSGISKLLELFPRESISPVLVQRYNDRLAFEFDRIRDFLVLHYHATERDNSAFWRHCRTQPITPELQATLDLFRDSGRFYRNAEEMFAEISWVQVMVGQGILPQGYHPLVDQVPDTDAEGFLASVAQTISHCVDVMPTHQQFIDRYCRADRVR from the coding sequence ATGATCCCCGCTCCACTCCGCAACATCGTCATCGTCGGCGGCGGAACCGCCGGCTGGATGGCGGCCGCCGCGTTCGCCCGCGTGCTTGGTCCCAGCTTCAATGTGCAGCTGATCGAATCCGAGCAGCTCGGCACCATTGGCGTCGGCGAAGCCACCGTGCCGCACATCAAGGCCTTCAACAATCTGCTCGGCATCGATGAAGCCGAGTTCGTGCGCCAGACCCAGGGCAGCTTCAAGCTCGGCATCGAGTTCATCGACTGGCAACGGCCGGGCACCTCGTATATCCACGGCTTCGGCACCCAGATCGGCCATCCGCTCGGGCTGCTGCCGTTTCATCAGTACTGGATCAAGCAACAGCGGCGCGGCAAGGCGCAACCATTGGGTGCCTACACGCTCAATACCGTTGCCGCCACGCGCGGCAAGTTCATGACCTCCGCCGGCGATGTGCCAGCCAATTCGCCGCTGGCCAACATCGCCTACGCGTATCACTTCGATGCCAGCCAGTACGCGCGCTTTCTGCGCGGCTACGCCGAGCAGCGCGGGGTCACGCGTCTTGAGGGCTTGATCGAACAGGTGCAGCTGGATGCGCACACCGGCCACGTGCAATCGGTGCAACTGGCTTCCGGGCAGGTGGTCAGTGGCGACTTGTTTATCGACTGCTCCGGCTTCCGCGGTCTGTTGATCGAAGAGGCGCTGCACACCGGCTACCACGACTTCACCCATTGGCTGCCGTGTGACCGCGCACTGGCCGTGCCCTGCGAAAAGGTCGGCCCGCCCACACCCTACACGCGCTCCACCGCGCGCGCCGCCGGCTGGCAATGGCGCATTCCGTTGCAGCACCGCACCGGCAATGGCTACGTGTATTCGAGTGCACACGTCAGCGACGACGAAGCCGCCGCCACGCTGCTGGCCAATCTGGATGGCACACCGCTGGCCGACCCGCGCCCGCTGCGTTTCACCACCGGGCGACGCAAGCAGTTCTGGAACCGCAACGTCGTGGCGTTGGGCTTGGCCAGCGGCTTTCTGGAGCCGCTGGAATCGACCAGCATCCATCTGATCCAGTCCGGCATTTCCAAGCTGCTGGAGCTGTTCCCACGCGAGAGCATCAGCCCGGTGCTGGTGCAGCGCTACAACGACCGGCTGGCCTTCGAGTTCGACCGCATCCGCGATTTCCTGGTGCTGCATTACCACGCCACCGAACGCGACAACAGCGCGTTCTGGCGCCACTGCCGCACGCAGCCGATCACCCCGGAGCTGCAGGCCACGCTGGACCTGTTCCGCGACAGCGGGCGCTTCTACCGCAATGCCGAAGAGATGTTTGCCGAAATCAGCTGGGTGCAGGTGATGGTGGGCCAGGGCATCCTGCCGCAGGGCTATCACCCGCTGGTGGACCAGGTGCCGGACACCGACGCCGAAGGCTTCCTGGCCAGCGTGGCGCAGACCATCAGCCATTGCGTGGACGTCATGCCGACCCACCAGCAATTCATCGACCGCTATTGCCGCGCTGATCGGGTGCGGTGA
- a CDS encoding LacI family DNA-binding transcriptional regulator produces MSRPRSDSGSVTIKDVAREAQVSVATVSRTMNGHQHVAESVRERVLQVARALHYIPHHAARSLSSRRTHTIGVVLPDLHGEFFSELIRGIDQVARDQGYHLLVSSSHGDPQAQRKALERLPGRVDGVVVMSPSLGDSGVHEDALPGGLPAVLLNCAGTASQRPVLNVDNYGGARVMTRHLRDSGHRRIAFIAGPDDNFDAHERLRGYRDELALDAQAQPWVLPGNFDEESGYRAGQTLAQHDRPDAVFAANDMMALGCLFALGHAGLKVPHDIALAGFDDVPMARYVLPALTTMRVDIAGLGARALRLLLGQQLVDAPAAPADAAPPALSEMVPELIVRASSAPRSTPGG; encoded by the coding sequence ATGAGCCGGCCACGTTCGGACAGCGGCAGCGTCACCATCAAGGATGTGGCGCGCGAAGCGCAGGTGTCGGTGGCCACGGTGTCGCGCACCATGAACGGGCATCAGCATGTGGCCGAGTCGGTGCGCGAGCGCGTACTGCAGGTGGCGCGCGCGCTGCACTACATCCCGCATCACGCCGCGCGCAGCCTGAGCAGCCGCCGCACCCACACCATCGGTGTGGTGTTGCCGGACCTGCACGGCGAATTCTTTTCCGAATTGATCCGCGGCATCGACCAGGTGGCGCGCGACCAGGGCTATCACCTGCTGGTCTCCAGCTCGCACGGCGACCCGCAGGCGCAGCGCAAGGCGCTGGAACGTCTGCCTGGCCGCGTCGACGGCGTGGTGGTGATGTCGCCGTCGCTGGGCGATTCGGGCGTGCACGAAGACGCGCTGCCCGGCGGGCTGCCGGCGGTGCTGCTCAATTGCGCCGGCACCGCCAGCCAGCGCCCGGTGCTCAACGTGGACAACTACGGCGGTGCGCGGGTGATGACCCGCCACCTGCGCGACAGCGGCCACCGCCGCATCGCCTTCATCGCCGGGCCGGACGACAACTTCGACGCGCACGAACGCCTGCGCGGCTACCGCGACGAACTGGCGCTGGATGCGCAGGCGCAGCCGTGGGTGCTGCCGGGCAACTTCGACGAAGAATCCGGCTACCGCGCCGGGCAGACGCTGGCGCAGCACGATCGCCCGGACGCAGTCTTCGCCGCCAACGACATGATGGCGCTGGGCTGCCTGTTCGCGCTGGGCCATGCCGGGTTGAAGGTGCCGCACGACATCGCACTGGCCGGTTTCGACGACGTGCCGATGGCCCGCTACGTGCTGCCGGCGCTGACCACCATGCGCGTGGACATCGCCGGCCTGGGCGCACGCGCGCTGCGGCTGTTGCTCGGCCAGCAGCTGGTGGACGCCCCGGCGGCGCCGGCCGATGCCGCACCGCCGGCGTTGTCGGAGATGGTCCCGGAGCTGATCGTGCGCGCATCCAGCGCGCCGCGGAGCACACCCGGTGGCTGA
- a CDS encoding 5'-nucleotidase, lipoprotein e(P4) family, with amino-acid sequence MDAMRPSLHAPMSLLACAVLALAACKPTHEETAQRAQAAAVSANAAASAAAGKPAATAGALAGDDNLNAVLWMQRSEEYRAVAEQTYRAAAETLDAALKQPNWDALVPEERGNAATGLKPAVVLDVDETVLDNSPYQARLVRDGKEYDELSWDQWVAEKKAKPIPGVVDFAKAANARGITLIYISNRAVHLKDATLANLRSAGLPVADDSVFLGLGTVVPGCEQNGSEKNCRRRLAGEKYRVLMQFGDQLGDFVQVTANTGTARGALLQQYHDWFGERWWMLPNPSYGGWEPAQFNNDYSQPWQTRHGAKRAALELAR; translated from the coding sequence GTGGATGCCATGCGCCCCTCGCTTCACGCACCGATGTCCCTGCTTGCCTGCGCCGTGCTGGCGCTGGCGGCCTGCAAGCCCACTCATGAAGAGACGGCGCAGCGCGCGCAAGCCGCTGCCGTGTCTGCCAATGCCGCCGCCAGCGCTGCTGCGGGCAAGCCGGCGGCAACAGCCGGCGCGCTTGCCGGCGATGACAACCTCAATGCGGTGCTGTGGATGCAGCGTTCGGAGGAATACCGCGCCGTGGCCGAGCAGACCTACCGCGCCGCAGCCGAGACTCTCGACGCCGCCCTCAAGCAGCCCAACTGGGACGCGCTGGTGCCCGAAGAACGCGGCAATGCCGCCACCGGCCTGAAGCCGGCGGTGGTGCTGGATGTGGACGAGACCGTGCTGGACAACTCGCCGTACCAGGCGCGCCTGGTGCGCGATGGCAAGGAGTACGACGAACTGAGCTGGGACCAGTGGGTGGCCGAAAAGAAGGCCAAACCGATCCCGGGCGTGGTCGATTTCGCCAAGGCGGCCAACGCCCGCGGCATCACCCTGATCTACATCTCCAACCGCGCCGTGCACCTCAAGGACGCCACCTTGGCCAACCTGCGCAGCGCCGGGCTGCCGGTGGCCGATGACAGCGTCTTCCTGGGCCTGGGCACGGTGGTGCCCGGCTGCGAGCAGAATGGCAGCGAAAAGAATTGCCGCCGCCGCCTGGCCGGCGAGAAGTACCGCGTGCTGATGCAGTTCGGCGACCAGCTCGGCGACTTCGTGCAGGTCACCGCCAACACCGGCACTGCCCGCGGCGCGCTGTTGCAGCAGTACCACGACTGGTTCGGCGAGCGCTGGTGGATGCTGCCCAACCCCAGCTACGGTGGCTGGGAGCCGGCCCAGTTCAACAACGATTATTCGCAACCCTGGCAGACCCGCCACGGCGCCAAGCGCGCCGCACTGGAGCTCGCACGATGA
- a CDS encoding TonB-dependent receptor: MKKHRTVSTLPARSLLCCALAASLFATTPAMAQSSNATLRGQVASAQSGSEVVVTNVATGSVRRAPVNANGNYTIVGLQPGTYKVESNGISRTVTLSVASSATVDLGNETAAAPAGDATTLDTVTVSAPMIRDVKTSEVGNTVSLRQIQQLPQATRNFLEFADTVPGMVFTIDQDGNTKLRGGASNASSSNLYIDGVSQKSYVSGGGIAGQDETQGNPFPQLAIGEYKVITSNYKAEYGQISGAAITAATKSGTNEFHGEAFYRFTNQDLRERRPDEEDAKVDSQTKEYGFAIGGPLIQDRMHFFFAYEGKDNVAPKSVQPSAEASPFIGLLPSNLRDQYGASNMPFTEDLYFGKIDFEPTDNDRIELATQYRDETQVSNVGGQNAPDRAVDKINKDKRTSLRWQHSADSWFNEAILTTEDSRNVPTPRGVGNGSIYTYIDRTQADPRQWVFLNTGAASGEDFKLRSQKGWSFQNDLTFNALEWHGEHTIKTGVTYRDIKLTSRESSSLNPQFSYEVGQNGVAPVPFQVRYIRAFDNPGQVPVVESPSKQYGIYLQDDWAVNDKLMLNIGVRYDYEDTPAYTDFVTSQPFINALYSDDPDNPGQPWANRLLPSGINVADYISTGNNRKNFKDAWAPRFGFSYDFFGDESAVLHGGAGRSYDRNLFEQLALESVKAALSPVVVYFSDAASGQGCFRDDRACTAWNPAYFTGIDQLNTIDGTSDSSELFMFKNKLKTPYSDQYSIGISNQVGDWLTDVTFQRVLAYDGLVMSLVNRYPNGAYFDATGSVPWGEPVPGYRNTILGYNGLEQRSSQVLLSAEKPYTKESGWGLNLSYTHTSARQNRTIDEPFAFDKATIRDYPFVKSDAVSAHRFVASGSIDGPWGVTFGAKLVLATPEPINTIACYGFTDPDGGTCQAVGVTPPGNGKFLLGGKIWGYRTVDLQANKEFTVVGDFKLNARINVLNAFNFKNFTQYQYNSFGSDGRLQPDITVVDNGEISYVPRSVVLEVGAKF; the protein is encoded by the coding sequence ATGAAGAAGCACCGTACCGTCTCCACCCTGCCCGCGCGCAGCCTGTTGTGCTGCGCCCTGGCCGCCTCGTTGTTTGCCACCACCCCGGCCATGGCCCAGTCCAGCAACGCCACGTTGCGCGGCCAGGTCGCCTCCGCGCAGAGCGGCAGCGAAGTCGTCGTCACCAATGTCGCCACCGGCTCGGTGCGACGCGCGCCGGTCAATGCGAACGGCAACTACACCATCGTCGGTTTGCAACCGGGCACCTACAAGGTGGAATCCAACGGCATCAGCCGTACGGTGACCTTGTCGGTGGCCTCCAGTGCCACCGTCGATCTGGGTAACGAGACGGCGGCTGCGCCGGCCGGCGATGCGACCACACTGGACACGGTGACCGTCAGCGCACCGATGATTCGTGACGTCAAGACCTCGGAAGTGGGTAATACGGTTTCGCTGCGGCAGATTCAGCAGTTGCCGCAGGCCACGCGCAACTTCCTGGAGTTCGCCGACACTGTGCCGGGCATGGTGTTCACCATCGACCAGGACGGCAACACCAAGTTGCGCGGCGGTGCTTCCAACGCCAGTTCCAGCAATTTGTATATCGACGGTGTGAGCCAGAAGAGCTACGTCTCCGGTGGCGGTATTGCCGGCCAGGACGAGACTCAGGGCAATCCATTCCCGCAGCTCGCCATCGGCGAGTACAAGGTGATCACGTCGAACTACAAGGCCGAGTACGGCCAGATCAGTGGTGCGGCGATCACCGCAGCCACCAAGTCCGGCACCAATGAGTTCCATGGCGAGGCGTTCTATCGCTTTACCAATCAGGATCTACGTGAGAGACGCCCGGACGAAGAAGACGCCAAGGTCGATTCACAGACCAAGGAATACGGCTTTGCCATCGGCGGCCCGTTGATCCAGGACCGGATGCATTTCTTCTTTGCCTACGAAGGCAAGGACAACGTGGCGCCCAAGAGCGTGCAGCCGAGTGCCGAGGCCTCGCCGTTCATTGGCCTGCTGCCGTCCAATCTTCGCGATCAGTACGGCGCGTCCAACATGCCGTTCACCGAAGACCTGTACTTCGGCAAGATCGACTTCGAGCCGACCGATAACGATCGCATCGAACTGGCAACGCAGTACCGTGACGAAACCCAGGTCAGTAATGTCGGCGGCCAGAACGCGCCGGACCGCGCGGTGGACAAGATCAACAAGGACAAGCGCACCAGCCTGCGCTGGCAGCACAGTGCCGACAGCTGGTTCAACGAAGCCATCCTCACCACCGAGGATTCGCGCAATGTGCCGACGCCGCGCGGTGTCGGCAACGGCTCGATCTACACCTACATTGATCGCACGCAGGCCGATCCGCGTCAGTGGGTATTTCTCAACACCGGTGCTGCCAGTGGCGAAGACTTCAAGCTGCGTAGCCAGAAGGGCTGGTCGTTCCAGAACGACCTAACCTTCAATGCGCTGGAGTGGCATGGCGAGCACACCATCAAGACCGGCGTGACCTATCGCGACATCAAGCTGACCTCACGCGAGTCCAGTTCGCTCAACCCGCAGTTCAGCTATGAAGTCGGTCAGAACGGTGTTGCGCCGGTTCCCTTCCAGGTGCGCTATATCCGTGCATTCGACAATCCCGGTCAGGTGCCGGTGGTCGAGTCGCCGTCCAAGCAGTACGGCATCTACCTGCAGGACGACTGGGCGGTGAACGACAAGCTGATGCTCAACATCGGCGTGCGTTACGACTATGAAGACACCCCGGCTTACACCGACTTCGTGACCTCGCAGCCGTTCATCAACGCGCTGTATTCGGACGACCCCGACAACCCGGGTCAGCCGTGGGCCAACCGCCTGCTGCCCAGCGGTATCAACGTGGCCGATTACATCAGCACCGGCAACAACCGCAAGAACTTCAAGGACGCCTGGGCACCGCGCTTCGGCTTCTCGTATGACTTCTTCGGCGATGAGAGCGCGGTGCTGCATGGCGGCGCCGGTCGCTCTTACGATCGCAACCTGTTCGAGCAGCTCGCACTGGAATCGGTCAAGGCTGCGCTTTCGCCGGTGGTGGTGTACTTCAGCGATGCTGCCAGCGGACAGGGCTGCTTCCGCGACGACCGTGCGTGCACGGCATGGAATCCGGCATATTTCACCGGTATTGATCAGCTCAACACGATCGATGGCACCAGTGACAGCTCCGAGCTTTTCATGTTCAAGAACAAGCTCAAGACTCCGTACAGCGATCAGTACAGCATCGGTATCAGCAACCAGGTCGGCGACTGGTTGACCGACGTAACCTTCCAGCGCGTGCTGGCCTATGACGGCCTGGTGATGAGCCTGGTCAACCGCTACCCGAATGGTGCGTACTTCGACGCCACCGGCAGCGTGCCCTGGGGCGAGCCGGTGCCGGGCTACCGCAATACGATCCTGGGCTACAACGGCCTGGAGCAGCGCAGCAGCCAGGTGTTGCTGTCGGCCGAAAAGCCCTACACCAAGGAATCGGGTTGGGGCTTGAACCTCTCCTACACCCATACCAGCGCGCGCCAGAACCGCACGATCGACGAGCCATTTGCTTTCGACAAGGCGACCATTCGCGACTACCCGTTCGTGAAGTCGGATGCCGTGTCGGCGCATCGTTTCGTTGCGTCCGGCTCGATCGATGGCCCGTGGGGCGTCACCTTCGGTGCAAAGCTGGTGCTGGCCACGCCGGAGCCGATCAACACGATCGCCTGCTACGGCTTTACCGATCCGGATGGCGGCACCTGCCAGGCCGTGGGCGTGACCCCGCCGGGCAATGGCAAGTTCCTGCTGGGTGGCAAGATCTGGGGATATCGCACCGTCGATCTGCAGGCGAACAAGGAGTTCACCGTCGTGGGCGACTTCAAGCTCAACGCACGTATCAACGTGCTGAATGCCTTCAACTTCAAAAACTTCACCCAATACCAGTACAACAGCTTCGGTAGCGACGGACGCTTGCAGCCTGATATCACCGTGGTCGACAACGGCGAGATCAGCTATGTGCCGCGCAGTGTCGTCCTGGAAGTGGGTGCAAAGTTCTGA
- the pyrF gene encoding orotidine-5'-phosphate decarboxylase: MNRPPLPLAAHDRLIFALDVPGHDEAIAWVDRLGESVAFYKIGMELLASGEYFHVLDALAKRNKRVFVDLKFFDIPATVAGTIRRLSQWPVSYCTVHGWHAGMLEAAAAANQGDMRLLAVTVLTSMGRPDLAAMGIDREPVDVVVERALAAQAAGIDGVIASGQEAGMIRRATGPAFSIVCPGIRPGGPVGDDQQRTVGVAQAFADGADAIVVGRPIRLANDPAAAAAAIQAEIRAAVVQHRD, encoded by the coding sequence ATGAACCGTCCCCCGTTACCGCTGGCCGCGCACGATCGGCTGATCTTTGCGCTGGATGTGCCCGGCCATGACGAGGCCATCGCCTGGGTGGACCGTTTGGGCGAGTCGGTGGCGTTCTACAAGATCGGCATGGAATTGCTGGCGTCGGGCGAGTACTTCCACGTGCTCGATGCGCTGGCCAAGCGCAACAAGCGCGTGTTCGTCGACCTGAAGTTCTTCGACATTCCCGCCACCGTCGCCGGCACCATTCGCCGCCTGTCGCAATGGCCGGTGAGCTATTGCACCGTGCACGGCTGGCACGCCGGCATGCTGGAAGCCGCCGCTGCGGCCAACCAGGGCGACATGCGCCTGCTCGCAGTGACCGTGCTGACCTCAATGGGCCGGCCGGACTTGGCCGCGATGGGCATCGACCGCGAGCCGGTGGACGTGGTGGTGGAGCGCGCGCTGGCCGCCCAAGCCGCTGGCATCGACGGGGTGATCGCCTCGGGCCAGGAAGCGGGCATGATCCGCCGCGCCACCGGCCCGGCCTTTTCGATCGTCTGCCCCGGTATCCGCCCCGGCGGCCCGGTCGGCGATGACCAGCAGCGCACCGTGGGCGTGGCGCAGGCCTTCGCCGATGGCGCAGATGCCATTGTGGTCGGCCGCCCGATCCGCCTGGCCAACGACCCCGCCGCCGCCGCCGCCGCCATCCAGGCCGAAATCCGCGCGGCCGTGGTGCAGCACCGGGATTGA